The Candidatus Binatia bacterium genome has a segment encoding these proteins:
- a CDS encoding cysteine desulfurase, whose translation MARTARAGAAKRGPIYLDYNATTPLLPEVVEAMLPYLRRHFGNPSSAHAFGRRTHAAVDQARERVAALLGCAADEVYFTSGGTEANNLAIRGVCAARPDRRHVVTTAIEHPATTVPCRWLEQQGHRVTWLGVDRTGCVRVDTAPAALGDDVAILTVMHANNETGVVQPVGDLAALARACGAVVHTDAAQSAGKIPVDVDSLGVDLLSVAGHKLYAPKGVGALYVRRGTPLTPLLLGAGHERGLRPGTENVASIVGLGVACERARRDLDVLGTRLRALRDRLWNELEARVPGLALNGHPDRRLPNTLNVRFPGVSGRALLEATREVAASTGSACHAGGESASSIVLAMGVTPQDALGSVRLTLGRSTTQGNVLRAAAALGRNWKSLRGGG comes from the coding sequence TTGGCGCGGACAGCACGGGCCGGGGCGGCGAAACGCGGGCCGATCTATCTCGACTACAACGCGACCACGCCGTTGCTGCCGGAAGTTGTCGAGGCCATGCTCCCCTACCTGCGCCGGCACTTCGGCAATCCGTCGAGTGCCCACGCATTCGGGCGGCGGACACACGCCGCCGTCGACCAGGCAAGGGAACGCGTCGCGGCGCTGCTCGGGTGTGCCGCGGACGAGGTGTACTTCACCTCGGGCGGTACCGAAGCCAACAATCTCGCGATTCGCGGCGTGTGTGCCGCCCGCCCCGACCGGCGCCATGTGGTGACCACCGCGATCGAGCACCCCGCAACCACGGTCCCGTGCCGGTGGCTGGAGCAGCAGGGCCATCGCGTCACCTGGCTCGGCGTCGACCGGACGGGATGCGTACGGGTGGATACCGCACCGGCGGCGCTGGGCGACGACGTCGCCATCCTCACGGTCATGCACGCGAACAACGAGACGGGCGTCGTGCAGCCGGTCGGGGACCTTGCCGCGCTGGCGCGCGCGTGTGGGGCCGTCGTGCACACCGACGCGGCGCAGTCGGCCGGCAAGATCCCGGTTGACGTCGATAGTCTCGGCGTCGATCTGCTGTCGGTGGCCGGACACAAGCTCTATGCGCCAAAGGGCGTCGGCGCGCTTTATGTCCGGCGAGGCACGCCCCTGACGCCGCTGCTGCTCGGCGCGGGACACGAACGGGGCTTGCGTCCCGGCACGGAGAACGTCGCGTCGATCGTCGGCCTCGGCGTCGCGTGCGAACGTGCGCGCCGCGACCTCGACGTCCTCGGGACGCGGCTGCGGGCGTTGCGCGATCGCCTCTGGAACGAGTTGGAGGCGCGAGTGCCGGGGCTGGCACTCAACGGCCATCCTGACCGGCGGTTGCCGAATACGCTCAACGTCCGTTTTCCCGGCGTTTCCGGTCGCGCCCTGCTGGAGGCCACCCGGGAGGTGGCAGCCTCGACCGGATCGGCGTGCCACGCCGGCGGCGAGTCGGCATCGTCAATCGTTCTGGCCATGGGCGTAACGCCGCAGGATGCGCTGGGTTCCGTGCGCCTGACCCTTGGACGGTCGACGACGCAAGGCAACGTCCTGC